One segment of Solanum lycopersicum chromosome 1, SLM_r2.1 DNA contains the following:
- the LOC101262448 gene encoding premnaspirodiene oxygenase: MEFFNLISISLFVSFLFLLKKLKNSNSQINKRLPPGPWKLPFVGSMFHMIGGLPHRVLRDLAKKYGSILHLQLGEVSLVVVTSPIMAKQVLKTHDLAFASRPRLLAAEIVLYNCTDIAFCPYGDYWRQMRKICVLEVLSGKNVRSFGSIRQDETIRLVEFFRSSSSSEPVNVTKRISLFTSFIICRSAFGTIFKEQDEFIQVMKGVTSLLEGFNVADIFPSLKFLHVLSGMKSKTMYLHHKVDTIVENVINEHKKNLVNGKTNGELGGEDLIDVLLRLMEDGDLQFPITNDNIKAIVYDMFAAGTETTSTTIDWAMVEMIKNSSILVKAQKEVREVFRGKDTFDENDVEELKYLKLVVKETLRLHPPLPLMLPRECREEVDIDGYTIPSKTKLIVNVWAIGRDPKYWDDAESFKPERFEQSSLDFVGNNFEFLPFGSGRRICPGISFGLANVYLPLANLLYHFDWKLPPGIKPSDLDMTESDGASCTRKSNLYLIMTPYQPSQE, translated from the exons ATGGAGTTTTTCAACTTAATTTCCATTTCCCTTTTTGTATCTTTCCtctttttattaaagaaattgAAGAATTCCAATAGccaaatcaacaaaagattgcCACCTGGTCCATGGAAATTACCATTTGTTGGAAGTATGTTCCATATGATTGGTGGACTTCCACATCGTGTCCTTAGAGATTTAGCGAAAAAATATGGATCGATTCTACACCTTCAACTAGGTGAAGTATCTCTAGTTGTTGTTACTTCTCCTATCATGGCCAAACAAGTGTTAAAAACTCATGACCTCGCTTTTGCATCTAGGCCAAGACTTTTAGCCGCCGAAATCGTCTTGTACAATTGTACAGACATTGCATTTTGTCCATATGGTGATTACTGGCGACAGATGCGCAAAATATGTGTCTTAGAAGTGCTTAGCGGAAAAAATGTCCGGTCATTCGGTTCGATTAGACAAGATGAAACTATTCGTCTAGTTGAATTTTTTAGGTCATCATCCTCTAGTGAGCCAGTTAATGTAACAAAAAGGATTTCATTGTTCACAAGCTTTATAATATGTAGATCAGCATTTGGTACAATATTCAAGGAGCAAGATGAATTTATACAAGTGATGAAAGGTGTCACATCTTTATTGGAAGGGTTCAATGTGGCTGACATATTCCCATCATTGAAATTTCTTCATGTGTTAAGTGGGATGAAAAGTAAAACCATGTATCTCCACCATAAGGTGGATACAATTGTTGAGAATGTCATAAATGAGCACAAGAAAAATCTTGTAAATGGCAAGACTAATGGTGAATTAGGAGGTGAAGATTTAATTGATGTACTATTGAGACTGATGGAAGATGGAGACCTTCAATTTCCAATCACCAATGACAACATCAAAGCTATTGTTTAT GACATGTTTGCAGCAGGAACAGAAACAACATCAACCACAATTGATTGGGCCATGGTGGAAATGATTAAGAATTCAAGTATACTTGTCAAAGCTCAAAAAGAGGTAAGAGAAGTCTTTAGAGGAAAAGATActtttgatgaaaatgatgttGAAGAATTGAAATACCTAAAGCTAGTAGTTAAAGAAACTTTAAGACTCCATCCTCCACTTCCACTTATGCTCCCAAGAGAATGTAGGGAAGAAGTAGATATAGATGGCTATACTATTCCTTCCAAAACAAAACTAATAGTTAATGTATGGGCTATTGGAAGAGATCCGAAATATTGGGATGATGCAGAAAGCTTTAAACCTGAGAGATTCGAACAAAGCTCGTTGGATTTTGTTggtaataattttgaattcctTCCATTTGGTAGTGGAAGGAGGATTTGTCCTGGAATATCATTTGGTTTAGCTAATGTATATCTGCCTTTGGCTAACTTATTGTATCACTTTGATTGGAAACTTCCTCCTGGAATTAAACCAAGTGATCTCGACATGACTGAGTCAGACGGAGCAAGTTGTACTAGAAAGAGTAACCTTTATTTGATCATGACGCCCTATCAACCTTCTCAAGAGTGA
- the LOC101262745 gene encoding premnaspirodiene oxygenase-like, whose amino-acid sequence MHFFNIFSLFIFVSFLFLLIKYWKNSNDQIRKKLPPGPWKLPLLGNIFHLLGGPPHRVLRDLAKKYGSIMHLQLGEVSLVVVTSPDMAKQVLKTHDIAFASRPMLIAAEIVCYNGSDIVFSPYGDYWRQMRKICIMELLSAKNVKSFSSIRQDEVLRMIEFFRSSSGETVNATRRIFQFASSMTCRSAFGKVFKEQDELIQLVKKVSRLTEGFDVADIFPSVKFLHVLCGMKSKIMDVHHELDAILENIINEHKNNGELGGEGLVSTLLRLMKEGGLQFPITNDNIKAIIFDIFAAGTETSSATIDWIMVEMMRNPNVLSKAQEEVRNAFKGKETFDENEVEELKYLKLVVKESFRLHPPFPLLLPRECREEVEINGYTIPLKTKVMVNAWAIGRDPKYWDDAESFKPERFEDNSMDFIGNNFEYLPFGSGRRNCPGISFGLANVYFPLAQLLYHFDWKLPNGINSSELDLTESAGSTCARKNNLYLIATPYQ is encoded by the exons atgcacttcttcaacattttttctcttttcatttttgtgtctttcctctttttgttaattaaatattGGAAGAATTCCAATgaccaaattagaaaaaaattgccTCCTGGTCCATGGAAATTACCCTTACTtggaaacatatttcatttgttaGGTGGACCTCCACATCGTGTCCTTAGAGATTTAGCTAAAAAATATGGTTCTATTATGCACCTTCAATTAGGTGAAGTCTCTCTAGTTGTTGTTACTTCTCCTGACATGGCCAAACAAGTACTAAAAACTCATGACATTGCTTTTGCATCTAGGCCAATGCTTATAGCCGCCGAGATAGTTTGTTATAATGGGAGCGACATTGTTTTTTCTCCTTATGGTGATTACTGGAGACAAATGCGTAAAATTTGCATCATGGAATTGCTTAGTGCCAAAAATGTCAAGTCATTCAGCTCTATTAGGCAAGATGAAGTTCTTCGTATGATTGAATTTTTTCGATCATCTTCTGGTGAGACAGTTAATGCAACAAGAAGGATCTTTCAATTCGCGAGCTCTATGACTTGTAGATCAGCATTTGGGAAAGTATTCAAAGAGCAAGACGAACTTATACAATTGGTCAAAAAGGTGTCACGCTTAACGGAAGGATTTGATGTGGCTGATATATTCCCATCAGTAAAATTTCTTCATGTGTTATGTGGAATGAAGAGTAAAATCATGGATGTCCACCATGAATTAGATGCCATTCTTGAAAACATCATCAATGAGCACAAGAACAATGGTGAATTAGGAGGTGAAGGTTTAGTTTCCACATTGCTAAGACTAATGAAAGAGGGGGGCCTTCAATTTCCCATCACCAATGACAACATCAAAGctattattttt GACATATTTGCCGCGGGAACAGAAACTTCTTCAGCGACAATTGATTGGATCATGGTGGAAATGATGAGAAATCCAAATGTACTCTCCAAAGCTCAAGAAGAGGTAAGAAACGCGTTCAAAGGTAAAGAAACatttgatgaaaatgaagtCGAAGAATTGAAATACCTAAAGTTGGTCGTTAAAGAAAGTTTCAGACTACATCCTCCATTTCCCCTTTTGCTCCCAAGGGAATGTAGGGAAGAAGTAGAAATAAATGGATACACTATTCCTTTGAAAACAAAAGTTATGGTTAACGCATGGGCTATTGGAAGAGATCCTAAATATTGGGATGACGCAGAAAGCTTCAAACCTGAAAGATTTGAGGATAACTCTATGGATTTTATTGGTAACAACTTTGAGTATCTTCCCTTCGGTAGTGGAAGAAGAAATTGTCCTGGAATATCATTTGGCTTAGCTAATGTATATTTTCCACTGGCTCAATTGTTGTATCACTTTGACTGGAAACTTCCTAATGGGATCAATTCAAGTGAATTGGACTTAACTGAGTCTGCTGGATCAACATGTGCtagaaaaaataacttatatttgaTCGCCACTCCTTATCAATAG
- the LOC101254326 gene encoding F-box protein CPR1-like — protein MSDIPPEILSDILSRLPVKSLLRFRCVSKSIKTLIDSPEFIEAHLKNQVLKPNSDMKLILKAHIDADNLFSLDFASMASTQIPRELAHPLKHLYGPTQVLGSCRGLVLISNNMNDNGVWNPSTKVFRKLPFCHINPPRKPLGGQGPGLSQIRGGFGYDRLADDYKVVTIAQLYHPDAEPSLVSETMVFSLKLDVWKKVQDCPYWLLKEDNGTCAGGALHWIVTKEPSAWWSPLILVGLNLQNGTFQEVEYPEDLGNPQQINLAVLGECLCLLKGHLTCSNAKNHVLDRIDVWMMKDYGVKESWVKLFSVEQLEGRQHFRNLRPITYSVTGKEVLMEMDNRKFLWYSLERKSLKYAKMNSKLDTFESIVCLGSLVPLYGGRNEKDRKKGIEQRE, from the coding sequence ATGTCCGATATTCCGCCTGAGATTCTCTCCGATATACTTTCTCGACTTCCGGTGAAGTCGTTGTTAAGATTCAGGTGCGTATCGAAATCCATCAAAACCCTTATCGATAGCCCTGAATTCATCGAAGCTCATCTCAAAAATCAAGTACTGAAACCAAATTCTGATATGAAGCTGATTCTCAAAGCTCACATTGATGCTGATAACCTTTTCTCGCTTGATTTCGCTTCAATGGCGTCGACCCAAATTCCCAGGGAGCTTGCACATCCACTGAAACATCTCTATGGACCGACTCAGGTACTGGGTTCTTGTCGTGGGTTGGTTTTAATTTCTAATAACATGAATGATAATGGTGTTTGGAATCCTTCTACTAAGGTGTTTAGGAAGTTACCCTTTTGTCATATAAACCCTCCGAGGAAACCCCTGGGTGGACAGGGTCCAGGGTTGTCTCAGATTCGTGGGGGGTTTGGGTATGATCGTTTAGCTGATGATTATAAGGTGGTTACGATTGCACAATTGTATCATCCTGATGCTGAACCTTCGTTGGTTTCGGAAACAATGGTTTTTAGTTTGAAGTTGGATGTGTGGAAGAAGGTTCAGGATTGTCCTTACTGGTTGCTTAAAGAGGATAATGGGACTTGTGCTGGAGGTGCATTGCATTGGATTGTAACGAAGGAACCGTCAGCTTGGTGGAGTCCTTTGATTCTTGTGGGGCTTAATCTTCAAAATGGGACTTTTCAGGAGGTGGAGTATCCGGAGGATTTGGGGAATCCGCAACAGATAAATTTGGCTGTGTTGGGAGAATGTCTTTGCTTGCTTAAAGGTCATCTCACTTGTTCAAATGCAAAGAATCATGTGTTGGATCGTATTGACGTATGGATGATGAAGGATTACGGAGTGAAAGAGTCTTGGGTTAAGTTGTTTTCGGTGGAGCAGTTAGAGGGTCGTCAACATTTCCGTAACTTGAGGCCAATAACATATTCAGTGACTGGTAAGGAAGTTCTTATGGAAATGGATAATAGGAAGTTTCTTTGGTATAGTCTTGAAAGGAAGTCGCTCAAATATGCTAAGATGAACAGTAAATTGGACACTTTTGAATCCATTGTCTGTTTGGGAAGTCTTGTTCCTTTATATGGAGGTCGCAATGAAAAGGATAGGAAGAAAGGGATTGAGCAACGAGAATGA
- the LOC101262143 gene encoding premnaspirodiene oxygenase-like, producing MAYKKYATTLFTTKKKKRTSQIMQFFNIFSLFLFMSFLFLLNKWKNSNSKSKRLPPGPWKLPLIGSMFHLLGGLPHHVFRDLAKKYGPIMHLQLGEVSLVVVTSADMAKQVLKTHDLAFAFRPKLLVGEILFYKGTDIVFSPYGDYWRQMRKICLLEFLSAKNVKSFNSIRQDEVHHMIEFFRSSSGETINVTKRIYQFSSSMTCRSVFGKVFKEQNKLMELAKEASRFLKGFDVADIFPSLKFLHVLCGMKGKIMDAHHELDAILENIINEHKNNGELGGEGLLVALLSLMKEGGLQFPITNDNIKAIIFDMFAGGTDTSSTLIDWAMVEMMKNPSVLLKAQDEIRNAFTGKETFNENDVEELKYLKLVVKETFRLHPPAPLLVARECREEVDIDGYNIPLKTKVLVNAYAIGRDPKYWIDAECFKPERFEQISVDFIGNNFEFLPFGSGRRICPGISFGLANIFFPLAKLLYHFDWKLPIGINPSDLDLTESAGIACARKSNLYLIATPHEPSQE from the exons ATGGCCTATAAAAAATATGCAACAACTCTTTTtactaccaaaaaaaaaaaaagaacctcTCAAATTATGCAGttcttcaacatcttttcccttttcctttttatgtctttcctctttttgttaaataaatgGAAGAATTCCAATAGCAAATCCAAAAGATTGCCTCCTGGTCCATGGAAATTACCTTTAATTGGAAGCATGTTTCATTTGTTAGGTGGACTTCCACATCATGTCTTTAGAGATTTAGCGAAAAAATATGGACCAATTATGCACCTTCAACTAGGTGAAGTTTCTCTAGTTGTTGTTACATCTGCTGACATGGCCAAACAAGTACTAAAAACTCATGATCTCGCTTTTGCATTTAGGCCCAAGCTTCTAGTTGGGGAGATTCTCTTTTATAAGGGGACTGATATTGTTTTTTCTCCCTATGGTGATTACTGGAGACAAATGCGTAAAATATGTCTATTGGAATTTCTTAGCGCAAAAAATGTTAAGTCATTCAACTCTATTAGACAAGATGAAGTTCATCATATGATTGAGTTTTTTCGATCATCTTCTGGTGAAACAATTAATGTAACAAAAAGGATTTATCAATTCTCGAGCTCTATGACATGTAGATCAGTATTTGGGAAAGTATTCAAAGAGCAAAACAAACTTATGGAACTCGCTAAGGAAGCGTCACGCTTTTTGAAAGGATTTGATGTAGCTGATATATTTCCATCACTAAAATTTCTTCATGTGTTATGTGGAATGAAGGGTAAAATTATGGATGCGCACCATGAGTTAGATGCCATTCTTGAAAACATCATCAATGAGCACAAGAACAATGGTGAATTAGGAGGTGAAGGTTTACTTGTTGCATTGCTAAGTTTAATGAAGGAAGGAGGCTTGCAATTTCCAATCACCAATGACAATATCAAAGctattattttt GACATGTTTGCTGGGGGAACAGATACTTCATCGACACTAATTGATTGGGCCATGGTGGAAATGATGAAGAATCCAAGTGTACTTTTGAAAGCTCAAGATGAGATAAGAAATGCTTTCACAGGAAAAGAAACTTTTAATGAAAACGATGTTGAAGAATTGAAATACCTTAAGTTGGTTGTTAAAGAAACTTTCCGACTCCATCCTCCAGCACCCCTTTTGGTGGCAAGGGAATGTAGAGAAGAAGTAGACATAGATGGCTATAATATTCCTTTGAAAACAAAAGTTCTGGTTAATGCCTACGCAATCGGAAGAGATCCTAAATATTGGATTGACGCAGAATGTTTCAAACCCGAGAGATTTGAGCAGATTTCGGTAGATTTTATTGGCAATAACTTTGAATTTCTTCCGTTTGGTAGTGGAAGGAGGATTTGTCCGGGGATATCATTTGGTCtagctaatatttttttcccacTAGCTAAATTGTTGTATCACTTTGATTGGAAACTTCCCATTGGAATCAATCCAAGTGATTTAGATCTAACTGAATCTGCTGGAATAGCTTGTGCTAGAAAGAGTAACCTATACTTGATCGCGACTCCTCATGAACCTAGTCAAGAATGA
- the LOC101261846 gene encoding uncharacterized protein has translation MDELEFRRLLERFPIVRFRDYHIDSDPSKRSASQSIEKEEERQWKETWSKGHKPETGIQAMHRGPFWGKVREAAEKKILKENLLAALSAQSGIQYDPTEEVMMAARHIADQRHGSSGAGPSHIPRSSDYASSSIPNRMTCVEEDLDRIRHFQAYQVKHNQAVAEMLRTMALHHGMNMDKFPTCPSYIPPRDKAILDDDDDEDDEEDEDDDEEDEE, from the exons ATGGATGAGCTAGAATTCCGACGGCTTCTCGAACGTTTTCCGATCGTCCGATTTCGAGATTATCAT ATTGATTCAGACCCATCGAAAAGATCAGCTTCTCAGTCGATAGAGAAAGAGGAG GAAAGACAATGGAAAGAGACATGGAGTAAGGGACATAAACCAGAGACTGGAATTCAAGCGATGCATCGTG GTCCATTTTGGGGCAAAGTGAGAGAAGCTGCTGAGAAAAAG ATATTGAAGGAAAATCTTCTAGCAGCTTTAAGCGCTCAATCAGGAATCCAATACGATCCTACGGAGGAAGTGATGATGGCTGCTCGACACATTGCTGATCAAAGGCATGGTTCAAGTGGTGCAGGTCCATCTCATATACCGCGTTCTTCAGACTATGCATCATCGTCAATACCAAACCGAATGACATGTGTTGAGGAGGATTTGGATCGCATACGCCATTTTCAAGCCTATCAAGTGAAACACAATCAAGCAGTTGCTGAAATGCTGCGAACAATGGCACTTCATCATGGAATGAACATGGATAAGTTTCCTACTTGTCCGTCATATATTCCCCCTAGGGACAAGGCAATActcgatgatgatgacgacgaagATGATGAAGAGGACGAGGATGACGATGAGGAAGATGAGGAGTGA